TTGAACTAGTACTTTGATTGTTGTGTGATCGACGACACGCAATCTGACTGCGGCATAATGAAAAATCATATTGGTCCGGGCTGACATGCTCAGCATAGTACTCCGTTCATTCTGCTGCTCCATACTCAGAAGCGGCCTCATGCAGGAGCGAATCGGACCGGGTCACAAGCGGCAGAAGGCGGTGTCCTTGCAGTGACTCGGGACCGGCCACAGCGGAGGCGTCGGCTCAAGGCGCCGCGGAAGCAGAGGAAAAACGGGGCGGCGACTTAGCGTGTTGGAGGCGACGCAGCGCGTGTTGACAAGTTTCTGTATACCGGAGATGACGCGTAAGACCCGGACGGTGGCTCCATGCAACGGTGCATTTGTTTTACGCGGCAATCTGCAAGTACTACTTCATGGAGGCACCTTTCTGATGGATTTGACGTTGACCCGGAGTACTAGTATTGTTTGACCAATCAATTGGCTGGTGTACGTAAAGACCATGTCCAACTCATATTCTGATTAGCCTACGCATCACGTCACTGATTAGGAAAATGAGATCAATTGACCCGCAGGTGACAGATAGACGATTTTCAAACGGATTTTTTTGGAAGCCGGTGCGGACGTGGTTGCTGGCACGACCCGGTTCCAAATCCTGGCATAACCGTGCGGTTTGTTGGAGTTTGCACGGGGCGGTGCACACCGGTGCACTGTTGATCTGATTCTTCCTCCATGGATTCTGTCCCAGTTGGGATCTCTGGATCTCATAACTCCACGCTGTAGTATTTTCTTGTCTCCACTAATAATAGTCCACCGATATGGTGTGGAGGTTGTACGAGAAAAAGCAACCAAAACACGCGGAGTCACCCGGCGTCCGCAACAAAAACACACGGGTTGTCACGcgccgggaaacatcatccgataataaccctacatgctgtttgaggctagatctcattacgctcatgagggagtcgtcggtaaaccggctcttgtgtctagccctagagattgttgattgttgcctgtccctctttggggagccctgcccctccttatatatgttgcaggggcgggttacatgtggagtcctattaggattaggactagtctatctctaatacaaaccggatacaagtccaggtcttaactccttataaggtaaatattccttatacctttccttgtaaaccggaccaccatagtatgaaccggccttcatgaaccgcccgttgggccaccgggtcttgtcgctcctctgaccagcctgccggattaccaatgaatcgtaaaccgccagttccaaacgggtcgccagtgaaccgtcaagtctcagccgggtctcaagcaAACCgctaagtccggccgggttatacttccggccggtttatgccgcggggtatatccccgacacgcgGGGTGACGATTTAGTTGTCATTCGGGATGGCAGATTTAGTTATCCGGGACAAcaaatgtagttgtaaaagcatgtcAACTCTCTCtggtttggttaactatagttgacATGTCTAATTTATGATAGTTGTCGCGTGTAATCAAACTATAGttgtcgtgtgtgattaactacttgtcatatatggtcaaacaatagttgccatgtgtgtttacctagttgtcacttgtggtccaaccatagttgccatgtatggttaatcacagttgtcatgtgtgtttatctggttgccacatacgtgcaactgcagttgccgtctagcaacggatcatagttgccatgtgtgtttacctagttgccatgtacacgcaactgcagttgccatccaacaacatacgagtgtcgtgtgggcgaaaagcggTTCGCCCACACACGCGTGGACTAGGTGATGgttgtgtgggcagaaactagctCGCCCACACAGCGCAACTGGCAAACCGCGTGTTGCGGGGCGTGTGGTcgaactctccaacgcccacacacatGATGATGCTCACATGGCACTCAAATTCTAACAAATTTCATTAGGATTCATGCAAAACAAAATCAACGTGGATCAAGGCATGTGGGCAATGTGCAAACATGCCACACGCGTGGGCGTTATCATTTGGGTTATTTTATTTATTTCCGAAGGACAACATGAGCACGGCCACAACAACCAATCTGATTAAACACAAGATAATGCTCTGCCGAATTAAGACCAAGAATTTACAAATATTTCTTAAATACCCACTAAACAGACTACTGGTGAACAATCTCCATGACAGTTTTATCTTTGGAAGATTCCAAATTCAGTTGCAAAGGAACACATGCATTGTAATTACATATCACTCATTCTGAACAGGCCTGAATCCAGGGAGTCGTATTTCTTTGGGAAAATGGATACAGCAAAGGAGCTATTACATCAAATTTACCAACATAAGCATAAACCAAAGAGCAGAGGGGCATCATCAGACGCGGACTTTTACTTCGTAGCCTGGGCGATGATGTTACTGATGGAGCCAGCTTCCTCTTTAGCAGCCTCTACCAATGAATCCTGTGCAAATAGGGAAGCAAACAGTTAATACAACTATGTACTTCTCAAGAGCAGTCCAAGACAGGTTTTGCAATTTCTTGTGTACATGTGTTCTTATTTTTGTACAAACGTATATTGGAAGCGCAAAGTAATTCAGGGGATAAGCAAACAGAATTTAGAAGACGATGTTGCTAATCCTAATATATAAGCACATAAATGAACTCCACTGAATCATAGGAGAAAACGTGAGGTACAGTCAAGACATGAATGAACAGAAAGATTTTAATACCCAAAGCCATACGCTCTTAACTAGTCATGGAAATGTAAATACCTGTGCAGCAATAAGTCTTGCAACATTCTTCTTGCTAGACTCCTGAAGCTCACCAGAAATGAGAATCTCATCCAGTACGTAGTAAGCCTGCAAATTTCACCATTGGTACTCATGAAATGAGTCCATGACTCAGAAAAATGGCATAACTCAGGCAAGAAAAATTTGCATATAACTCCAGTCCTGGGTCTTCAGCATCAACATTTCAACATATGTGAAAGAGATTACCTTGTGGAAATTGAATATCAAATCCAGCTCGCATACCTGAAGAAATTATGAAAAAGAAAGTCAAAACAATAGTATATTCTAGAAAATAATGCTAATCCATAAGAGAAATAACTTACACTGCCGAAATAGCGGTCGAGTATCTCAACAAAATGATGGATAATTTCAAGGACTTCAAGCTCATTGTCATCAGCATCAATACACATGCAGAAATAGAGGCTGGCATACCTGTATATAATTATAAGCAGATTTATAACTAGCTAACAAGCATATCTTGCAAACAGAATAGACTCAACGGCATTCCTTATTACTAAAGCATACCTTCTGTACACAACCTTGTAACCTCTCCACTCGACAAAGTTGCAGAGTTTTGGCCCTCGAGTAAGAATGAGCCCACTAAGCTCACGGATGACCTTTCAAAATGAGCAGGGTGTGAAAAAATTAGCTAACCATTACAAACCTCCTAGCCAACAAAAAACATGTAGTTGGCAGTAGCGATTTAAGAGGATTAAATGTAAAATCTCTGTCATTGTATGAGCAACTACAATGCTTAGCCATCCTCCATAGAAAACAAATACACTGAATGGGAACCCAAGAGGCCAGGAAAATACCCGAAACGTGCAATAAAGCGTTAAAGAGCTAGAATCATAAATCACCAACACTGGGCAGCAACACAAATGCTAGCTTAAGATGGAGCCTGGAACAGGTCATAGAGAGTTACAGACAGTACAATAGCTGAAATTTATCGTTACAAGAAGCATCTGTCACAATCTACTCATAATAATAAGCATACACTAGCACAAACACACATGACAGCAAACTCTGCTTTGACACATAATTTGCATCAACTTGCAAGTTGTTTAATTAGCACACAGACAAACAGACATAAAAGCTGTCGACAGAAAGCAGTATAAGATGCTGACCTTAGTCCTCTCCTTCTGGGTGTAAGGCGAGTACCACTTGGTGAGCCTCACCTTACCCTGGCGGCTGATTAGGAGCACGAAATTAATCTGTGAAGACgcagagaagaaaaggaaaattaAGTGACAGTGAACCTGAAACAAGATCCAGTGCTAGTGGCAACAAGCAGCCACCTCTTGCACAGAGCACAGAGAcagacaaatatttgatttttcaaacaactgcGACAGAAAAACACTGAAATATAATGTATAATCCATTAAATCTTAACGGTGCACTTCAGCTTGACAAACTATCGAGTACACCTATTCTGCATcacttttttttagaaaaccacACTTTTCATGATATTCAGTAAAACATGTGGGCATCGCCCGCTCGACTCatccaatatactccctccgttcctaaatataagtcattcTAGAGATTTGAATATGGACTACATAGGGATGAATATAGATGTATTctagtgtgtagattcactcattttgctccgtatgtagtccatattagaatctctaaaaagacctatatttaggaacggagggagtacaataattAACAGGACAAGTACAACTACATAACAGGGCCATTCATGGTTGTATCACTAAAGAGTTTGTCCTATCAGTCAATTCCGTTGAAATCCTAAAACCTGTAGTGTTCTGAAACCATGATACAGGAAACAGTTAATCAAGAAGTTTATTTTCTACATGTTCATTCTACGCTCGAATAATATAAGCTGGAAACATGGAAATGTGCCTTAAATATGATCACCAGCAGCCATCAATGTGGTACTGAAAAACGTAGCATTTTAAAAGGAGATTCAGTCTACACTCTACAGACTATAAACTTCTCCAAACTACAACAGAACAACCGTGGCGTTCCAAAGGGGGTTTGGCCTAGTCACAGAATCGGTGGGCAACGGCTGCCCAATTCATATATCGTACAGAAACAGAAAAGATCATGGCTGCAATTCCTTCTTGAAGTGGGATCAGAACTCTCTCCATAACACCGTTGAGCAAATCCACTAGCTCGAGAAATTCCGCTAAATTGGCTGTGCCTGGCTTGCAAATTCCAAATTGATAGCAAACTGGTGGGTATTCTCTCCTATTCTCCGAGATCCGGATCCGAACGATAAACGAGATCCCACGACCTCTGGCGTAGCCCGGGGGATCTACAGGAAAGGGGAGGACGAGGAACTCACCATGGCTAGGGAGGGTCGCCGCCCGCGTAGATCTGCCGAGGCCCGAGAGGAGGAGCGAGGCCGGGTGGGCGTGGCCGCGCGGATCTGGCGGCGAGGGCGGACGGGGTGACAGCCGGTCGCCAGAGAAGGGAGGATCGCCGAGAGACGGGAGTGCCAGCGGCGTGGGTCGGCGTCTGTGCTGGGCGGTCTGGATCGCGTCGGGTGCGCGATCTGCTTACCAGCGTTGAGCCAAACCGGTCTATTTGCTGGTTTTCGTTGTTCTGGGATCCTTGTTGCatacgtgcgttgcaacggggccacattaactttaaaagtttaatattaatattctcatacatatcaagtgacattggcgttttttttaccatcaaatcttcatatacacactctctccctccctcttcctcactctctccctctcttcccctctctctctaacacacacatatacaccttattgggtacgggaccataatccatctatttcacacatacacgctagtgcataacaatatgaattatgtgtattatatttgccaccacaactaagggaattaatttcatgtaaatcggccagccacagctccaagaatacgcggaggaggtggcccgggtcggcgtcggcaccgtccggcgcgggccacgggctccaagtgcgtctgcgcgccggccacccacgccgggtccttcaagtgccgcttTCACCGCACCAACTCCTAGGGCAACGGCCACggccagggccagggaagccgcccttcaccggccgcggccaacgcggtgccgcggcacccggcctcgcTGTCCTCGTCCTCCGGCACCGTCGTGACCCAGTGATgcagcccaagcatcggcctcgagaatcaagaacgctcgacaacagtgagggaagggaagatcatatacatgtcataagaaagggagtttatttactgctccctcgatgtattgATTTTTTTGTTtgaagattgattaccatccgtgagttaaggtaaggttaatgtgattgagcaatttttctaaaaatcaattatttgttttctaattaatgtgattgagtgatttaagataaggttaattaatttagatttgatctttagagattgttcgtgattgattctatattactaaataacttgcgccagtatggaaagttctgatctgctcatatttctttcgttgtgtgagagggtgacgcgaaaataaaccgatgaagtggggggaggggacgaaaaaatctacgaaaaaaacccagcaaaggtgggaggaggtaccaaaaaaaccatgagaggtgggacgaaaaaaaaaacctggaagcgagattaccaactgctccattaaaaGTAGAGATTGCATCTTTTTTTAACATCactacagacacaagcgctcatatatatatatatcagagctggtcaaacgggccggcccggcccgcCGTAAACCGGCCCACGTGCTGCAGGCAGCAACCCAAGCACGGCACGGGAGTTAAGTGGGCGGCCCGTGTCGGTTAGAATTTTTTTCCTGCGAAATACCTTCAAAAAACAGGGGGAAAggccaaaaaatataaaaaatacggTGAAGTATTACAAAAAGATTAAAAAAAAGACATATTAGAGCGCTACAAATGTACGCATGCACTACAAAATTATTGAACATATTAGAGTACTAGGTAtttatatatgacatatatatttatatatttcaaaaaaagTTAAACGGACCATGCCGTGCCGGCCCGTGTGCCCAGCCTTCAGGCCCAGGCATGGCCCATGGCGTACCGCGTGCCGTGCTTGGCTCGTTTAGCCCGGGCCATGCCATTCCGGCGTGCTACCGGGCCGACCTAGTTAGCACGACCTGTTTGCCCAACTAtaatatatacgcgcatacactcaccttatgaatgcacacacgcacaccctacccttgTGTGCACCTTCGatagactgagccggcatatcatcttgagattttacgaagtcaccgtaagcGCCTCGTAGTCAACaggaacgtctccttccactgaaagtgtttcgccgaaaatcctgaaataaattcaagataaatgcgagcaccaggacttgaaccctgatggattGGGATATACTATacacctaaccatccaaccacaagttggttcgcTTGCATATTGCAGCCTTGCAGGCAACTTTGTGtgtattttgtgtgtgtgtgtgtgtgtgtgtgtgtgtgtgtgttctttgtGTGTATTCTTTTTTAGACCGGGCCGGGCCGGCAAAATTCGGGGCCATGTACAACACTCTAAAACGGGCCCCTATCTCATATGAAAAAATAAACTAATAAACAATTTTAATGTATATGACATAATGTTTTACATAACTTTTCTCTTACGCATCCGAGAACCAGAATGATGTTTTCCCATGATGTTTCAAATATGTATTCTTGAAACACAAGACACCCagatgaataaaataaaattgaACTATTGAAGATTAACAAAATTGCTAGTTCTAACTCACGTAGTCTTCATGTTATCttccaatgcaaaaataaaataaaaatcaatGTTATATTTATATAAAATTTCTCCTTTTTGTTCCTTCCAAACAAGAGACAATTTAGCCTTGAAACTTTGCATGTCGGCTATACACAAGTGCCACTATGTGCGTAAcaagtttttgatttttttatgaaaCATAAATTTGCTAAATTACAAATTTTGGATAAGTTGCATCATTTTAAAATATTATCGTTGtgccaaaaaatccaaaaatatttctgcaCATGGTAGTACCTGTGTGATGTTGATCTGCAATGTTTCGAGTTCAAAAGTTGTTTTAGTTTTTTCTTTGCGGAATCAAAAGGTGTTTTAGTTGAAACAAAAAATGTGGACAAAAAATAAGTGCCTAATTATCAAGGGGCTTTCTTCCAAATGCCAGGGGCTTTCTTCTTGGAAGAACAAAAGTGCCTATTTTTGGTGCGAATTAGGCCAAATGCATAGGGGCTTTCTTCTTGAGAAACATCTCTCACGAGGCAACTTTTGTTTTCTTAGGAAGAACATAAGTGCCTAATTAGGGATCAGATACAACGACATCACACCTAACAATGGTAGGCTTGGAGCTTTAGACCCTACGAAACGATAAAACAAGCAAAAACGGTTCATGTGATTACTAAACCACATGTATAGATCCATCTGCTATGCATAACCGATAAATTATGTTGACTTTTATACAGTAAACAATAGATAATCATTTCACCTAAAATGTCTCGGACACTCGAAGGTTattccatttttttattttgtcaagttACATCAGTTATGTACGATGATGATTGCAAGGACCCGTAACCTCGTAGTATAAATGTCGCCTCTTTTCTTGAGAGGAAAATATATATGTTATCTCTACTACAAAGTGGGTGCAAATGCTTAGAGTAGTTTTTGG
This window of the Triticum aestivum cultivar Chinese Spring chromosome 5D, IWGSC CS RefSeq v2.1, whole genome shotgun sequence genome carries:
- the LOC123123091 gene encoding AP-1 complex subunit sigma-1, producing MINFVLLISRQGKVRLTKWYSPYTQKERTKVIRELSGLILTRGPKLCNFVEWRGYKVVYRRYASLYFCMCIDADDNELEVLEIIHHFVEILDRYFGSVCELDLIFNFHKAYYVLDEILISGELQESSKKNVARLIAAQDSLVEAAKEEAGSISNIIAQATK